In bacterium, a single genomic region encodes these proteins:
- a CDS encoding SGNH/GDSL hydrolase family protein → MRKAFRIFVVIAAVIGMRGAWAPAFADDTQVVCFGDSATEGAVNLSFPDFLEFFVDPGDGEVVNEGDSGETTDEGYWRALGLVVTFRHAGAKVWTYWEGGNDLIDWVEQNDPYLLSDPASPTYPYRAELDAKLALIRKNIKRTVNLIRTTGSDVVIGTYAPLVPWLACDPSPLGFLTPALAEIANHYQAELNDAIRAAAADLSAPVNDIAADLGFVNGHIVNYHDCNHLNALGNFWAAASWRIAIAPYL, encoded by the coding sequence ATGCGCAAGGCTTTCCGAATCTTCGTGGTGATCGCCGCCGTTATCGGCATGCGCGGTGCGTGGGCGCCGGCATTCGCGGACGATACGCAGGTCGTCTGTTTCGGCGACTCGGCGACCGAAGGTGCGGTGAATCTCTCGTTTCCGGACTTCCTGGAATTTTTCGTTGATCCGGGCGACGGCGAGGTCGTCAACGAGGGTGATAGCGGCGAGACGACGGACGAGGGCTATTGGCGCGCGCTTGGCCTGGTCGTCACGTTCCGCCACGCGGGCGCGAAGGTGTGGACGTATTGGGAAGGCGGCAACGACCTCATCGACTGGGTTGAGCAAAACGATCCGTATCTGCTTAGCGATCCCGCAAGCCCCACGTATCCGTATCGCGCCGAGCTTGACGCGAAGCTCGCATTGATCCGCAAGAACATCAAACGCACGGTCAACCTCATCCGCACGACGGGCTCGGATGTTGTGATCGGTACGTACGCGCCGCTCGTGCCGTGGCTTGCGTGCGATCCGTCGCCTCTCGGATTCCTGACGCCGGCGCTTGCCGAAATCGCGAATCACTACCAGGCGGAGCTCAACGATGCGATCCGCGCCGCGGCCGCGGACCTTTCCGCGCCGGTTAACGACATCGCGGCCGATCTCGGTTTCGTGAACGGCCACATCGTCAACTATCACGACTGCAATCACCTGAACGCACTCGGAAACTTCTGGGCCGCGGCGTCGTGGCGGATTGCGATCGCGCCGTATCTTTGA